One region of Zingiber officinale cultivar Zhangliang chromosome 7B, Zo_v1.1, whole genome shotgun sequence genomic DNA includes:
- the LOC122003705 gene encoding transcription factor bHLH148-like isoform X2, whose translation MAMSDAVGEAAVGGGGERKRKRGSKPVPAKWRTEGEQRIYSSKLIDALRRVRHSSASAPSSPPSDHVRNREVREAADRVLAVSARGRTRWSRAILSRRTLRRRVRLRACRPKPGSAACVSRAAAERRKSPAVEKKTRVLGRLVPGCRKLPLPSLLEEVWDYIPALEMQVRAMNAIAEAFSTAGGAPSSPTHVDSIVRRHYK comes from the coding sequence ATGGCGATGTCGGACGCGGTAGGGGAAGCGGCGGTCGGGGGCGGAGGGGAGAGGAAACGGAAGCGCGGGAGCAAGCCAGTGCCGGCTAAGTGGCGGACGGAGGGTGAGCAGAGGATCTACTCCTCGAAGCTCATCGATGCCCTCCGCCGGGTCCGCCACTCCTCTGCTTCTGCGCCGTCCTCGCCGCCCTCGGATCACGTGCGAAACCGCGAAGTCCGAGAGGCAGCGGATCGGGTGTTGGCGGTCTCGGCGCGCGGAAGGACGCGGTGGAGCCGCGCGATTCTCTCGCGCAGGACTCTCAGGCGTCGGGTCCGGCTGCGAGCCTGCCGGCCGAAGCCTGGCAGCGCTGCCTGTGTTTCCCGGGCAGCGGCCGAGAGGAGAAAGTCTCCAGCGGTGGAGAAGAAGACGAGGGTCTTGGGACGGCTAGTCCCAGGTTGCCGGAAGCTGCCCTTGCCGTCGCTCCTGGAGGAGGTGTGGGATTACATCCCGGCGCTGGAGATGCAAGTGCGCGCCATGAACGCCATCGCCGAGGCCTTCTCTACCGCCGGCGGTGCCCCGTCGTCACCGACTCATGTCGACTCGAT
- the LOC122003705 gene encoding transcription factor bHLH148-like isoform X1, producing the protein MAMSDAVGEAAVGGGGERKRKRGSKPVPAKWRTEGEQRIYSSKLIDALRRVRHSSASAPSSPPSDHVRNREVREAADRVLAVSARGRTRWSRAILSRRTLRRRVRLRACRPKPGSAACVSRAAAERRKSPAVEKKTRVLGRLVPGCRKLPLPSLLEEVWDYIPALEMQVRAMNAIAEAFSTAGGAPSSPTHVDSMWIEEETM; encoded by the coding sequence ATGGCGATGTCGGACGCGGTAGGGGAAGCGGCGGTCGGGGGCGGAGGGGAGAGGAAACGGAAGCGCGGGAGCAAGCCAGTGCCGGCTAAGTGGCGGACGGAGGGTGAGCAGAGGATCTACTCCTCGAAGCTCATCGATGCCCTCCGCCGGGTCCGCCACTCCTCTGCTTCTGCGCCGTCCTCGCCGCCCTCGGATCACGTGCGAAACCGCGAAGTCCGAGAGGCAGCGGATCGGGTGTTGGCGGTCTCGGCGCGCGGAAGGACGCGGTGGAGCCGCGCGATTCTCTCGCGCAGGACTCTCAGGCGTCGGGTCCGGCTGCGAGCCTGCCGGCCGAAGCCTGGCAGCGCTGCCTGTGTTTCCCGGGCAGCGGCCGAGAGGAGAAAGTCTCCAGCGGTGGAGAAGAAGACGAGGGTCTTGGGACGGCTAGTCCCAGGTTGCCGGAAGCTGCCCTTGCCGTCGCTCCTGGAGGAGGTGTGGGATTACATCCCGGCGCTGGAGATGCAAGTGCGCGCCATGAACGCCATCGCCGAGGCCTTCTCTACCGCCGGCGGTGCCCCGTCGTCACCGACTCATGTCGACTCGAT